The following coding sequences are from one Shewanella putrefaciens window:
- the argA gene encoding amino-acid N-acetyltransferase produces the protein MRTTELVDGFRHSAPYVNAHRGKTFVVMLGGEALAQNQFRAILNDVALLHSLGIKVVLVYGARPQIDAALAANGIAPAYHDGVRITDEDSLKVIKQVAGALQFDITARLSMSLSNTPMQGAQINLVSGNFVIAQPLGVDNGVDFCLSGKVRRIDVQGLKRQLDNHCIVLMGPIAASVTGESFNLTAEEIATQVAIKLKADKMIGFSSQNGILDRNGDVIAELMPNDAQNIMNKLAEQGSACVGTMAFLKASIDACRNGVPRCHLVSYLEDGALLQELFSREGIGTQIVTESAERLRRASIADIGGVLNLIRPLEEQGILVRRSREQLEIEIEQFMLIERDGLVIGCAALYPFEEDNAGEFACLVVHPDYRDADRGSLLLKNIIGQARSRGYSRLFALTTRSIHWFLEHGFVIEDVDALPQKKKQLYNYQRRSKILALDL, from the coding sequence GTGCGTACCACTGAACTGGTTGATGGATTTCGTCATTCTGCCCCCTATGTTAATGCTCACAGAGGTAAAACTTTTGTGGTCATGCTGGGTGGTGAAGCTTTGGCTCAAAATCAATTCCGCGCCATCTTAAATGATGTCGCCCTGCTGCACAGTTTAGGGATTAAAGTGGTGTTGGTATATGGCGCTAGGCCGCAGATTGATGCTGCATTAGCCGCTAACGGTATTGCGCCTGCCTACCACGACGGTGTGCGTATCACGGATGAAGATTCGCTCAAAGTGATTAAGCAAGTTGCGGGGGCACTGCAATTTGATATCACAGCGCGTTTATCCATGAGTTTAAGTAATACGCCGATGCAAGGTGCGCAAATTAACTTAGTAAGCGGCAACTTTGTGATTGCTCAACCACTGGGTGTGGATAATGGTGTGGATTTTTGCCTGAGTGGCAAAGTTCGTCGTATTGATGTGCAAGGCTTAAAACGTCAGTTAGATAATCACTGCATCGTATTGATGGGGCCGATTGCGGCTTCGGTTACTGGTGAAAGCTTTAATCTCACCGCCGAGGAAATCGCGACTCAAGTGGCAATTAAGCTCAAAGCAGACAAGATGATCGGCTTTAGCTCACAGAACGGTATTCTCGATCGAAATGGCGATGTGATTGCCGAGTTGATGCCAAATGATGCGCAAAACATCATGAACAAGCTGGCCGAGCAAGGTTCTGCCTGTGTGGGCACTATGGCCTTCTTGAAGGCGAGTATTGATGCCTGTCGTAATGGCGTGCCGCGTTGTCATTTAGTGAGTTATCTTGAAGATGGCGCCTTATTGCAAGAATTGTTTTCCCGTGAAGGCATAGGCACGCAAATAGTGACCGAGAGTGCCGAGCGTTTACGCCGTGCTTCTATCGCCGATATTGGTGGCGTATTGAACCTTATTCGCCCATTGGAAGAGCAAGGTATTCTGGTGCGTCGCAGCCGTGAGCAGCTCGAGATTGAAATCGAACAGTTTATGCTGATTGAACGTGATGGCTTAGTGATTGGCTGTGCCGCGCTTTACCCTTTTGAAGAGGATAATGCCGGGGAGTTTGCTTGTCTTGTGGTACATCCTGATTATCGTGATGCCGACAGAGGTAGCCTACTGCTGAAGAATATTATTGGCCAGGCTCGTAGCCGTGGTTATTCCCGTTTGTTTGCATTGACGACTCGCAGCATTCACTGGTTTTTAGAACATGGCTTTGTGATTGAAGATGTTGATGCATTGCCGCAGAAGAAAAAGCAGTTGTATAACTATCAACGCCGCTCAAAAATTCTTGCACTCGATCTCTAA
- the rpmB gene encoding 50S ribosomal protein L28 — translation MSRVCQVTGKKPMVGNNRSHAKNATRRRFLPNLQNHRFWLEEEKRFVQLRVSTKGIRLIDKKGIEVVVAELRARGEKV, via the coding sequence ATGTCAAGAGTATGCCAAGTTACTGGCAAGAAGCCGATGGTTGGTAACAACCGTTCGCACGCAAAAAACGCGACCCGTCGTCGTTTTTTACCTAACCTACAAAACCACCGTTTTTGGTTAGAAGAAGAAAAGCGTTTCGTACAGTTACGTGTATCTACTAAAGGTATCCGTCTGATCGATAAGAAAGGTATTGAAGTTGTTGTTGCTGAACTTCGTGCCCGTGGCGAGAAGGTATAA
- the rpmG gene encoding 50S ribosomal protein L33: MAKAKGNREKIKLVSSAKTGHFYTTEKNKRNMPEKMEIKKFDPVIRQHVIYKEAKIK, encoded by the coding sequence ATGGCTAAAGCTAAAGGTAATCGTGAGAAGATCAAATTAGTTTCAAGCGCTAAGACTGGTCACTTCTACACAACTGAAAAAAACAAGCGTAACATGCCTGAAAAAATGGAAATCAAAAAATTTGATCCAGTTATTCGTCAGCACGTTATCTACAAAGAAGCTAAAATCAAGTAA
- a CDS encoding PH domain-containing protein — MSPQFFELAPLTQTSIFSFIVLLLGIAGILLMLWLKNMPKIAKSASLGILLVMMGGFSWVFYQSNSAELVLTDTELTLDVPFYKVQLSRADLLPAEARIVDLQQEANLTPSFKTNGIGMPGFQLGWFNLQGKTKAFLAITDKSQLVLVPTTKGYSLLLTVPQGSEFLAQLQK, encoded by the coding sequence ATGAGCCCTCAATTTTTTGAACTCGCCCCTTTAACCCAGACTTCTATCTTCAGCTTTATCGTCTTATTGCTCGGGATCGCAGGTATCTTGCTGATGTTGTGGCTAAAAAACATGCCTAAAATAGCAAAATCAGCGAGTTTAGGCATATTGCTGGTGATGATGGGCGGATTTTCTTGGGTCTTTTATCAATCCAATAGCGCCGAATTAGTGTTAACCGATACAGAGCTCACATTGGATGTTCCTTTCTATAAAGTGCAGTTATCCCGCGCGGATTTATTACCTGCCGAGGCGCGCATAGTCGATTTGCAGCAAGAGGCAAATTTAACACCGAGCTTTAAAACGAATGGTATAGGTATGCCTGGATTTCAATTAGGTTGGTTTAACTTACAGGGGAAGACTAAAGCATTTTTGGCGATAACAGATAAATCGCAGTTAGTGTTAGTGCCAACGACTAAAGGCTACAGTTTATTACTGACAGTACCACAAGGGAGTGAGTTTTTAGCACAGTTACAGAAGTAA